The following proteins are encoded in a genomic region of Vibrio tasmaniensis:
- a CDS encoding phosphoglucomutase/phosphomannomutase family protein has protein sequence MIKFGTGGWRAFIGEEFTRDNVRLVAQALANIINNENAAKNGFVIGYDRRFLSDKAACWFAEVLAANNIKVSFIDKFVPTPIVMFQAKEMGCTYSACITASHNPADYNGIKVFIEGGRDADEIITEKIEQQIATLTNEDVIRVDFEQALNDKEIEIINPMNDFVDSIINFIDIESIKKANLRVLIDPMFGVAKNALQTVLINGRCDVDVINDGKNPDFGGLMPSPNAATLYRLKHLVAAEGYDIGIGTDGDADRLGIIDEKGHFIHPNEVLLLLYYYLLEYKGWKGSVVRNIATTHLLDKVAADHGEKSFEVPVGFKHISSQMEADDSLIGGESSGGLTIRGHIKGKDGVFASSLLVEMISVTGKKLSELLDEIYSKYGYAYTAEGDCKFKPSEKEALYTKIYVEKQLPEFEYEIEKVSYEDGAKVYFKNGGWVIARFSGTEPLLRIFAEMEDKDTAERVLQKVKDFLSL, from the coding sequence ATGATTAAATTTGGTACAGGTGGCTGGCGCGCTTTCATTGGTGAAGAGTTCACCAGAGACAATGTTCGCTTGGTGGCACAAGCACTCGCTAACATCATCAATAATGAAAATGCAGCCAAGAATGGATTCGTTATTGGGTACGACAGACGTTTCCTTTCAGATAAAGCGGCATGCTGGTTTGCAGAAGTACTTGCAGCGAACAACATCAAAGTAAGCTTCATTGATAAGTTCGTTCCAACACCTATCGTGATGTTCCAAGCAAAAGAGATGGGATGCACCTACTCGGCGTGTATTACCGCTTCTCACAACCCTGCGGACTATAACGGCATCAAGGTGTTCATTGAAGGTGGACGCGATGCTGACGAGATCATCACAGAGAAGATCGAACAGCAAATCGCAACACTGACCAACGAAGATGTTATACGAGTCGATTTCGAACAAGCGTTAAACGACAAAGAAATCGAGATCATCAACCCGATGAACGACTTTGTTGATTCGATCATTAACTTCATCGATATCGAGTCGATCAAAAAAGCCAATCTACGCGTGCTGATTGACCCAATGTTTGGCGTAGCGAAAAATGCTCTACAGACAGTGCTGATCAACGGTCGTTGTGATGTCGACGTCATCAACGATGGCAAAAACCCAGATTTTGGTGGCTTGATGCCATCACCAAATGCCGCAACGCTCTATCGCTTGAAGCACTTAGTTGCAGCAGAAGGCTATGACATTGGTATTGGTACTGATGGCGATGCCGATCGTCTGGGCATTATTGATGAGAAAGGTCACTTCATTCACCCTAACGAAGTGCTACTCCTACTTTACTACTACTTACTGGAATACAAAGGCTGGAAGGGCTCAGTCGTTCGTAACATCGCCACCACGCATCTACTCGACAAAGTAGCGGCGGATCATGGCGAGAAGAGCTTTGAGGTTCCTGTAGGCTTTAAGCATATCAGTTCTCAAATGGAAGCAGATGACTCACTGATTGGTGGTGAAAGTTCGGGTGGTTTAACCATACGTGGCCACATCAAAGGTAAAGATGGCGTATTTGCTTCAAGCTTACTGGTTGAGATGATCAGCGTGACAGGTAAAAAACTGTCTGAACTGCTTGATGAAATCTACTCGAAGTATGGCTATGCCTATACGGCAGAAGGCGATTGCAAGTTTAAACCTTCAGAGAAGGAAGCGCTCTACACCAAGATTTACGTAGAGAAACAACTGCCTGAATTTGAATACGAAATTGAAAAAGTTAGCTATGAAGATGGTGCCAAAGTGTACTTCAAGAATGGCGGCTGGGTGATCGCTCGCTTCTCAGGAACAGAGCCATTACTGCGAATCTTCGCAGAAATGGAAGATAAAGACACTGCAGAACGTGTTCTTCAAAAAGTGAAAGACTTCCTCTCTCTATAG
- a CDS encoding GH36-type glycosyl hydrolase domain-containing protein, translating to MKYGYFDNDNREYVITRPDVPAPWTNYLGTEKFCTVISHNAGGYSFYNSPEYNRVTKFRPNGTFDRPGHYVYLRDDETGDYWSISWQPVAKSLDEANYEVRHGLSYSKFKCEYSGITATKTLFVPKGEDAEVWDVVLKNNTDKPRTISTFSFVEFSFSHIQSDNQNHQMSLYSAGTSYQEGVLEYDLYYNTNDFEGFYYLASTFSPDSYDGQRDNFLGMYRDEANPIAVENGKCSNSAQTCYNHCGSLHKQFTIQPGEEVRFAYVLGIGKGNGERLREKYQNTANVDAAFQGIKDHWDERCNKFQVKSPNEGLDTMINTWTLYQAETCVVWSRFASFIEVGGRTGLGYRDTAQDAISVPHANPQMTKKRIIDLLRGQVKAGYGLHLFDPDWFDPEKADVEPSKSPTVVPTPSDDDKIHGIEDTCSDDHLWIVPTIIKYVMETGEHDFFDEVIPYADGGEATVYEHMKAALNFSAEYVGQTGICKGLRADWNDCLNLGGGESSMVSFLHFWALQEFLDLAKFRNNDADVAKYTEMAANVREACETHLWDDEGGWYIRGLTKNGDKIGTAQQAEGRVHLESNTLAVLSGAVSQERGEKAMDAVDENLFSEYGLHLNSPSFATPNDDIGFVTRVYQGVKENGAIFSHPNPWAWVAEAKLGRGDRAMKFYDALNPYNQNDMIETRYAEPYSYVQFIMGKDHQDHGRANHPWLTGTSGWAYFAVTNFILGVRTGFEGLTVDPCIPTDWPEFEVTRQWRGATYNITVQNPNAVSKGVASITINGESVEGAIPVQAEGSVNDVVVVLG from the coding sequence ATGAAATACGGCTATTTCGATAACGACAACCGCGAATACGTCATCACTCGCCCTGATGTACCAGCACCTTGGACAAACTACCTAGGTACTGAAAAGTTTTGTACCGTGATTTCGCACAATGCAGGCGGCTACTCGTTCTACAATTCTCCGGAATACAACCGTGTTACTAAATTCCGTCCAAACGGCACCTTCGACCGTCCTGGACACTATGTTTACCTGCGTGATGATGAGACGGGTGATTACTGGTCTATCTCTTGGCAGCCAGTGGCAAAAAGCCTAGATGAAGCGAACTACGAAGTTCGTCACGGCCTGTCATACTCAAAGTTCAAATGTGAATACAGCGGTATTACCGCAACTAAAACGCTATTCGTTCCTAAGGGTGAAGATGCAGAAGTTTGGGACGTTGTACTAAAGAACAACACTGACAAGCCACGTACTATCAGTACTTTCTCGTTTGTTGAGTTCTCTTTCAGCCACATCCAATCAGATAACCAGAACCATCAGATGTCTTTGTACTCTGCGGGCACGTCTTACCAAGAAGGTGTTCTGGAATACGACCTGTACTACAACACTAACGACTTTGAAGGCTTCTACTACCTAGCTTCAACTTTCTCACCAGACAGCTACGATGGACAACGTGACAACTTCCTTGGCATGTACCGTGATGAAGCGAACCCAATTGCGGTTGAGAACGGTAAATGTTCTAACAGCGCTCAAACCTGTTACAACCACTGTGGCTCTCTGCACAAGCAATTTACGATTCAGCCGGGTGAAGAAGTTCGCTTTGCTTACGTGCTAGGTATCGGTAAAGGCAACGGTGAGCGCCTACGTGAGAAGTACCAAAACACAGCCAACGTAGATGCCGCTTTCCAAGGCATCAAAGATCACTGGGACGAGCGTTGCAACAAATTCCAAGTTAAGTCTCCAAACGAAGGCTTAGACACCATGATCAACACATGGACGCTATACCAAGCGGAAACCTGTGTTGTGTGGTCGCGCTTTGCATCCTTCATTGAAGTGGGTGGTCGTACAGGTCTTGGTTACCGTGATACTGCGCAAGATGCGATCTCAGTGCCTCATGCCAACCCACAAATGACCAAGAAACGTATTATCGATCTGCTTCGCGGCCAAGTGAAAGCCGGCTACGGTCTACACTTATTCGATCCAGACTGGTTTGATCCAGAGAAAGCAGACGTTGAGCCTTCAAAATCGCCAACGGTTGTTCCAACGCCGTCTGATGACGACAAGATCCACGGCATTGAAGATACCTGTTCTGATGATCACCTATGGATCGTTCCGACCATTATCAAATACGTAATGGAAACCGGTGAGCACGACTTCTTTGACGAAGTGATCCCATACGCAGACGGTGGCGAAGCGACAGTTTACGAACACATGAAAGCGGCACTGAACTTTTCTGCAGAATACGTGGGGCAAACAGGTATCTGTAAGGGCCTTCGTGCAGACTGGAATGACTGTTTGAACCTTGGTGGCGGTGAATCTTCAATGGTTTCATTCCTGCACTTCTGGGCTCTACAAGAATTCCTAGACCTAGCTAAGTTCCGCAATAACGATGCTGACGTTGCTAAATACACAGAAATGGCCGCGAACGTACGTGAAGCCTGTGAAACACACCTATGGGATGACGAAGGTGGCTGGTACATCCGTGGTCTAACAAAAAATGGCGACAAGATCGGTACCGCTCAACAAGCTGAAGGTCGTGTACACCTTGAGTCAAACACGCTAGCGGTTCTATCTGGCGCGGTTTCTCAAGAGCGTGGCGAGAAAGCGATGGACGCTGTTGATGAGAACCTATTCTCTGAATACGGCTTGCACCTAAATTCTCCTTCATTCGCAACACCAAACGATGATATCGGCTTTGTGACTCGCGTTTATCAAGGCGTAAAAGAGAATGGCGCAATCTTCTCTCACCCGAACCCATGGGCTTGGGTAGCAGAAGCGAAGCTAGGTCGTGGTGATCGTGCTATGAAGTTCTACGATGCACTCAACCCGTACAACCAAAACGACATGATTGAAACACGCTACGCAGAACCATACTCGTACGTGCAGTTCATCATGGGTAAAGATCACCAAGACCACGGCCGTGCAAACCACCCTTGGTTAACAGGTACCTCTGGTTGGGCTTACTTTGCGGTAACCAACTTCATTCTTGGTGTTCGCACAGGCTTTGAAGGCTTAACGGTTGATCCTTGTATCCCGACTGATTGGCCGGAATTTGAGGTTACTCGTCAATGGCGCGGCGCGACTTACAACATCACGGTGCAAAACCCAAATGCAGTCAGCAAAGGCGTTGCCTCTATCACTATCAATGGTGAGTCAGTTGAAGGCGCTATCCCAGTCCAAGCAGAAGGCAGCGTGAACGATGTTGTCGTTGTTCTAGGCTAG
- a CDS encoding beta-N-acetylhexosaminidase, with translation MNYRIDLAVLSEQKNNCRFGLTVHNLSDLDVKDWSLHFAFDRFILPESLSQGELTQVGSYCSFKPSSPVLKANNHYYLEFSIQSAPFRFYSDGLNDAFIQSHHDGETSVLPVAISPIVLASPYRERNQIPEVNAAEIALIPQPNQLELQLGSFALSCECEIEVQSHLADKAVSWLQQELLSTFELSLSNALPTEEGDDILFRSNPTLDEAEYKLTVTAQQIMVESGSQSGFTHAVASLIQLVQQLDAETFSIPCCKIADHPRFKYRGMMLDCARHFHSVEQVKRLINQLAYYKFNVFHWHLTDDEGWRIEIKSLPQLTEIGAWRGPEHALEPQYTHLAENYGGFYTQQQIREVIEYAEQRSITVIPEIDIPGHCRAAIKSLPDMLVEQADTTQYKSIQHYNDNVLNPGLPGTYQFLDAVIEEVAELFPSELIHMGADEVPPGVWSNSPAAQALMKEHQYQDSKDLQGHLFRYAENKLKQLSKRMVGWEEAQHGDKVSKETIIYSWLSEEAAVNCARQGFDVVLQPAQFTYLDMTQDYAPEEPGVDWAAVIPLEQAYTYEALAEISDTDPIRKRIRGIQCALWCEIVTNQKRMDYMVFPRISALAEGCWTHKNNRNWLDYLSRLKGHLPLLDRLNVDYRNPWKAE, from the coding sequence ATGAATTATCGCATCGACTTAGCTGTTCTTTCTGAACAAAAAAATAACTGCCGATTTGGCCTTACGGTACATAACTTAAGTGACCTCGACGTAAAAGATTGGTCTCTGCATTTTGCCTTTGACCGATTCATCCTTCCTGAAAGTCTATCGCAAGGTGAACTGACTCAAGTTGGAAGCTATTGCTCGTTCAAACCAAGTTCACCAGTGTTAAAGGCCAACAACCATTACTACCTTGAATTCAGTATTCAAAGTGCACCATTCCGCTTCTATTCTGATGGCCTTAATGATGCCTTTATCCAATCACATCATGATGGAGAAACATCGGTACTGCCTGTCGCGATATCACCGATTGTTTTGGCTTCACCATATCGTGAACGCAATCAAATACCTGAAGTTAACGCTGCTGAAATTGCATTGATTCCTCAGCCAAATCAGCTCGAACTTCAGCTAGGTAGCTTCGCACTAAGCTGCGAATGCGAAATTGAGGTTCAATCTCACCTTGCTGATAAGGCGGTATCTTGGCTGCAACAAGAATTACTTTCTACTTTTGAGCTATCTCTTTCAAACGCGCTTCCAACAGAAGAAGGCGATGACATTCTATTTCGCAGCAATCCAACATTAGACGAAGCCGAATACAAACTCACCGTCACAGCACAACAGATAATGGTTGAATCAGGTAGCCAGTCTGGGTTTACACACGCCGTGGCAAGTCTGATTCAATTGGTTCAACAACTGGATGCCGAAACTTTTTCTATTCCATGCTGCAAAATCGCCGATCACCCCCGCTTTAAGTATCGCGGCATGATGTTGGATTGCGCGCGTCACTTCCATTCAGTAGAGCAAGTGAAGCGCTTAATCAATCAACTGGCGTACTACAAATTCAACGTTTTTCATTGGCACCTAACCGATGATGAAGGTTGGAGAATTGAGATCAAGAGCCTGCCTCAACTGACTGAAATCGGTGCGTGGCGTGGTCCTGAACATGCATTAGAGCCGCAATACACACACCTTGCTGAAAACTATGGTGGCTTCTACACGCAACAACAGATTCGCGAAGTCATTGAATACGCAGAGCAGCGTAGCATCACGGTTATTCCTGAGATTGACATCCCAGGACATTGCCGCGCTGCAATAAAGTCACTGCCTGACATGCTAGTTGAGCAAGCCGACACGACTCAATACAAGAGTATTCAGCACTACAATGACAACGTACTAAACCCAGGTTTACCGGGTACTTACCAATTTCTAGATGCCGTCATTGAAGAAGTGGCAGAACTCTTCCCTAGCGAATTAATTCACATGGGCGCAGACGAAGTACCACCCGGAGTGTGGAGCAACAGCCCTGCAGCTCAAGCACTAATGAAAGAGCACCAGTACCAAGACAGTAAAGACTTGCAAGGTCACCTATTCCGCTACGCCGAAAACAAACTCAAGCAACTCAGCAAGCGCATGGTGGGTTGGGAAGAAGCACAACACGGCGACAAGGTCAGTAAAGAGACCATCATCTACTCATGGCTCAGCGAAGAAGCGGCTGTGAACTGTGCGCGCCAAGGCTTTGATGTGGTTCTGCAACCTGCACAATTTACCTACCTCGACATGACCCAAGATTATGCACCGGAAGAACCGGGCGTCGATTGGGCTGCCGTTATCCCATTAGAACAAGCTTATACCTACGAAGCACTTGCTGAGATATCCGACACCGACCCAATTCGTAAACGGATTCGCGGAATTCAGTGTGCTCTATGGTGTGAGATCGTCACCAACCAAAAGCGTATGGATTACATGGTATTCCCAAGAATTAGCGCTTTAGCTGAAGGATGTTGGACACATAAAAACAACCGAAACTGGCTAGATTACCTATCTCGCCTAAAAGGGCATCTGCCATTACTCGACAGACTCAATGTTGATTATCGCAACCCTTGGAAAGCTGAATAA
- a CDS encoding N-acetylglucosamine kinase — MTLYYVGIDGGGTSCRARIRDDQGKLIGEAKSGSANILLGVDVAMSSIVDAITKAAQQGQLNSNDFSNMHVGLALAGAEQKSAWLDFMAQAHPFASMTLNTDAYGACIGAHNGQDGAIMIGGTGSCGIYLNNGEQHVVGGREFPISDQGGGAVMGLRLIQQVLLAEDGISNKTPLTQHVMNHFNNDVDAIVAWSKGAIPKDYGQFSPVIFQLANEGDELATEMLKQTAADIEMFVLALHRKGADKVCLMGSIAERILNWLSPPVQQWIVKPQFDAIEGALMFAGKPLHNLYQQA, encoded by the coding sequence ATGACGCTTTACTACGTAGGTATTGATGGTGGCGGTACATCTTGCCGTGCTCGCATTCGTGATGACCAAGGCAAACTCATTGGTGAAGCGAAAAGTGGCAGTGCCAACATCCTTTTGGGTGTCGATGTTGCAATGAGTTCAATTGTTGATGCGATTACTAAAGCCGCACAACAAGGGCAACTCAACTCTAACGATTTTTCTAATATGCATGTTGGTTTGGCGCTAGCTGGTGCTGAACAGAAGTCAGCATGGCTCGACTTCATGGCACAAGCACACCCTTTCGCAAGTATGACACTCAATACAGACGCCTATGGTGCATGTATTGGTGCACATAATGGCCAAGACGGCGCGATCATGATTGGTGGTACAGGTTCATGTGGTATCTACCTAAACAACGGCGAACAACACGTGGTTGGCGGTCGTGAATTTCCAATTTCTGACCAAGGCGGCGGCGCAGTGATGGGCCTTCGTTTAATTCAGCAAGTTCTACTCGCTGAAGATGGTATTAGTAACAAAACCCCACTGACTCAACATGTTATGAATCATTTCAATAATGATGTTGATGCGATCGTGGCATGGTCAAAAGGCGCGATTCCAAAGGATTACGGTCAATTCTCACCCGTCATTTTTCAACTGGCAAATGAAGGCGATGAACTGGCTACAGAGATGCTTAAGCAGACTGCAGCCGATATCGAAATGTTTGTATTAGCGCTGCATCGAAAAGGCGCTGACAAGGTGTGCTTAATGGGAAGTATCGCTGAGCGTATTCTCAACTGGCTATCACCACCAGTACAACAATGGATCGTTAAACCTCAATTTGACGCTATCGAAGGCGCATTGATGTTTGCCGGGAAACCACTACACAACTTGTATCAACAGGCTTAG
- a CDS encoding glycoside hydrolase family 9 protein: protein MVCADNHIGYESTAPKQAILQTKKARLSSTTALLVCADNHITVGSFDVVKQGRVANWHQGQFFTIDFSSFTESGRYYLRFDNLRSEVFEIGSNLLMNHTFSDVLHYFKSQRCGGSFDKKDRQAQIMGTDRYVDVHGGWHDASGDVSKYFSHLSYGNYLNPQQIPMVVWNMLKSVRLTSNNPDFPKFSMTRLTEEALFGADFLVRMQDAAGYFYMTVFDKWSKDINQRDICAYATQEGHKSTDLQAGYRQGAGVAIAALAAASELETSGSYSSQTYLDTAAKGYWHLKEYNLQYLNDGEENIIDEYCALLAANELYRVTQDSQYLTEARTWASRLIARQQSDDSFAHFWSANSDGSRPYFHAAEAGLPVIALCEYIDNETSAELKEQARTVVEKACQFEINITDKVINPFGYPRQYVKSVDGDKRDAFFVAQQNETGYWWQGENARLGSLATMAYLVQPHIENADLQKRLIQLSQNSLDWILGLNPYHMCMLDGHGYNNPDYLPQLGFFNAKGGVCNGITAGFEDEQDIAFNPPAQKDDMLQNWRWGEQWIPHGAWYLLATAAQFNFLAQSKEQ, encoded by the coding sequence TTGGTGTGTGCCGACAACCATATTGGCTACGAATCCACGGCTCCAAAGCAGGCTATTCTGCAAACGAAGAAAGCTCGCTTATCAAGTACGACTGCACTTTTGGTGTGTGCCGACAACCATATCACTGTCGGAAGTTTTGATGTGGTTAAACAAGGCCGCGTAGCAAATTGGCATCAAGGGCAATTCTTCACTATCGATTTCAGTTCATTCACTGAATCAGGTCGCTACTACCTACGTTTTGACAACCTACGCTCTGAAGTATTTGAGATTGGTAGCAACCTATTAATGAACCACACGTTTTCTGATGTGCTTCATTACTTTAAGTCACAACGCTGTGGCGGTAGTTTCGACAAAAAAGATCGACAAGCACAAATTATGGGCACTGACAGATACGTCGATGTCCATGGCGGTTGGCACGACGCATCTGGTGACGTAAGCAAGTACTTTAGCCACCTGTCTTATGGCAACTACCTAAATCCTCAACAGATCCCTATGGTTGTTTGGAACATGCTTAAAAGCGTGCGCTTAACCAGCAATAATCCAGACTTCCCGAAATTCTCCATGACTCGCCTGACTGAAGAAGCCCTATTCGGTGCAGATTTCTTAGTGCGCATGCAAGACGCGGCTGGATACTTCTATATGACAGTATTCGACAAGTGGAGCAAAGACATCAATCAACGCGACATCTGCGCTTATGCTACTCAAGAAGGCCATAAATCAACCGACTTGCAAGCGGGCTATCGACAAGGTGCAGGCGTTGCTATTGCAGCATTAGCCGCAGCTTCTGAACTTGAAACCTCTGGCAGTTACTCTAGCCAAACCTATCTTGATACAGCTGCAAAAGGTTACTGGCATCTAAAAGAGTACAACCTCCAATACCTAAATGACGGTGAAGAGAACATTATCGATGAGTATTGTGCCCTACTCGCTGCCAACGAGTTGTACCGAGTTACACAAGATTCTCAATACTTAACAGAAGCAAGAACTTGGGCGAGTCGCTTGATCGCTCGTCAGCAATCCGATGACTCATTTGCCCACTTCTGGTCGGCAAACTCTGATGGCTCTCGCCCTTATTTCCATGCAGCTGAAGCAGGCCTTCCAGTGATTGCTCTTTGCGAGTACATCGACAATGAAACCAGTGCAGAACTGAAAGAACAAGCGCGCACGGTTGTTGAAAAAGCATGTCAGTTCGAAATCAATATTACCGACAAAGTCATCAACCCGTTTGGCTACCCAAGACAGTACGTTAAGTCTGTCGATGGTGATAAGCGCGATGCCTTCTTTGTCGCTCAACAGAACGAAACAGGCTATTGGTGGCAAGGTGAAAATGCTCGCCTTGGTTCACTCGCCACCATGGCGTACTTAGTTCAACCACACATTGAAAATGCGGATCTTCAAAAGCGCCTAATTCAGCTTTCACAAAACAGCCTTGATTGGATCTTAGGTCTCAACCCATATCACATGTGTATGCTCGATGGTCACGGCTATAACAACCCAGATTATCTACCACAGCTTGGCTTCTTCAATGCAAAAGGTGGTGTCTGCAACGGCATCACGGCTGGGTTCGAAGATGAACAAGACATCGCATTCAACCCACCAGCACAGAAAGACGACATGCTTCAAAACTGGCGCTGGGGTGAACAATGGATCCCTCATGGGGCGTGGTATTTGCTAGCAACGGCTGCGCAGTTCAACTTCCTAGCACAAAGTAAGGAGCAATAA